The genomic segment CTAAAAAAAATAGATGATAAAGTTATATTAAATGTAATTGATGAAGGTATTGGAATAGATGAAAATATAGATGTTTTTGCACCATTTAAAAAAGTTGGAAAAGAAAATGGTGTAGGATTAGGATTGTATTTAGCAAAAATTGCAAGTGATGCGCTAAATGCAAAAATTTCTATAAAAAATAGAGAAGATGGAAAAAATGGTGCTATTGCAAAACTTGAATTAACTTTGTAGTATTTGATTTTAAAATATAAGCTATTTGATATTATAAAAGTATATAAAAATAGGAAAAATCATGGCAAATTGTAAATTTGGTTTAAATGACCATAAGCCCTTCATATCAGAAAAATCAAATCATCACCATAATGATAAGAAGCATAATCATAATTTCATTTCTAATATAAAAAAAGAGGAGCATATTGATTCTGCTCATCATAGAGATGATGGACATACTCATCAAGATCACAGAAAAATAGATAAAAAAGTTTTAAAATGGGCATTAGGAATTACTCTAATAACAATGTTTTTAGAGTTCTTTTATGGATTTTTATCAAACTCTTTAGCACTTATTTCAGATGCAATTCATATGTTTACTCACTCTTTTGCATTGATTATTTCACTTTTAGCAATAATAGTAGCTAGTAAAACAGCACCAATTTCTAAGACGTTTGGATATTATAGGATTGAAGTAATAGCTGCTTTTATAAATGGAATTACGATTATTTTATCAATCATTTGGATAGTTTATGAAGCTTATCAAAGATTTGTAGAACCCCAAACTATAGATATAAAAACAGCTATTATAGTTGCAATAATTGGACTTTTTGTAAATATAACTACAGGTATTATTTTGATGCAAGGAGATAAAAATAATATAAACTTAAAATCAGCATTCGTCCATATGTTAAGTGATGCTTTATCTTCTGTTGCAATTATAATAGGTTATATAGTTATCTACTTTACTTCATGGTATTTTATAGACATTATTTTAGCTGTTATTGTAGCTCTTGTAATTTTAAAATGGGCAATTGATATTTTGAAAAATTCAACAAATACTTTACTTGAAAGTTCTCCTGTTGATGTAAAAGAAGTTAAAGAGTATATTGAAAGAAATGAAAAAGTTTTGGAATTACACGATATTCATATTTGGGAGATAACTGCTGATATGTATAATATGACGGCTCATGTAAAAATAGATAAAAAAGATTTAGAAAATTATGAAGATATTTTATATCAAATAAATCATAATTTAAAAGAAAAATTTAAAATAGTTCATACAACTTTTCAGTTTGAGTGGTAAGTTTTTTTAGGGTAAACTTGGATATAATCAGCAAAAAATTAAAAAAAGAGTTAATATGATTGATATAAAACTATTACAAAATGACTTTGAAAAAACTAGTCTTTCTTTACAAAAAAAAGGTGTTTCAATTGAGGTTTTAGAAAACTTAAAAACTTTGGCACAAAATACAAAACAAAAAAGACAAATTATGGAAGAGGTAACAGCAGAACAAAATCTTCTTTCAAAAGAGTTTCCTAGATACAAAAAAGAGAATCTTGATGTTGCAGAACTTCAAGAAAAAATAAATAACTTAAAAAATAGAAAACAAGAGTTAGAAGATGAGGTTAGAGTTTTAGAAGAAGAGCTATCTTCTATTGCTTTAGGAATTCCAAATCTTCCAGATGAAAATGTACCATTTGGTGCAGATGAAGATGAAAATGTAGTTCTAGAAGTTATTGGGACTAAACCAACTTTTGATTTTACACCAAAAGAGCATTGGGAATTAGAGTGTGATTGGTTAGATTTCCAAAGAGGTGTAAAGTTAGCAAAATCAAGATTTACAGCACTTAAAGGTGATGGGGCAAGACTAGAGAGAGCTTTGATAAACTATATGTTAGATTTTAATAGAGCAAGAGGATTTAACGAGTGGTATGTACCTTTTATGGCAAATTCAAACTCTCTTTTAGGAACAGGGCAACTTCCAAAATTTGAAGATGATTTGTTTAAAATAGAGGGAGAAGATTTATATCTTATTCCAACAGCAGAAGTTAGCCTTACAAATTTATATAATGATGAGATTTTAGATAAAAATGAACTTCCGCTTCTTCTTACATCATATACTCCTTGCTTTAGAAAGGAAGCTGGAAGTGCTGGACGTGATACAAGAGGACTTATAAGACAACATCAATTTGATAAGGTTGAAATGGTAGCAATAACTTCACAAGAGCAATCAGATGAAATATTTCTTAAGATGGTTAATTGCGCTAGTGATTTATTAACTTCACTAGGTCTTGCTCATCAAAAAGTACAACTTTGTACGGGAGATTTAGGATTTGGAGCAGCTGTTACAATCGATTTAGAAGTTTGGCTTCCTGGTCAAAATAGATTTAGAGAGATATCTTCAATCTCAAATACAAGAGATTTTCAAGCAAGAAGAGCAAAAATAAGATATAAAGATGATAAGAAAAATATATTTGCACACACTTTAAATGGTTCAAGTCTAGCAGTTGGAAGAACTCTTTTGGCAATTATGGAGAACTATCAAGAAGCTGATGGAAGTGTTAAAATTCCAGAAGTTTTAAAACCATATATGAAATAAACAAAATCATAAAAAATTATAAAATTTGACATAAAAAAAGGTGGGGAAAACCCACCTTTTAATTATTAAGGGAGAAAAAAAGGGGTTGAGAGAAACCCCTTTTATATTAAGCTTTAAATAATAAAATAAATTCTTTTCATAAACTTAATATTTTACAGAACGACCTTTGAAAGAGGTTTTATCCAAAATTGCTACATTTTAACTAAGGAGAGATAAGTCGTAGATAAAACCTCTTGATCAATGAAATTTTACAATTTATAAACTTAAAGTTTGCTATTTTAATGCTATGCTTCTAGATAAATTTCTAATTTTGGTAAAATTTATTTTACAAAAACCTTTGTATCATATAATTTTCCATCTATAAAAACTTCAAAATAACCTTTTTCAACATCTAAATGCCTAAATGTTAGTTCATATCCATATATTTTTTTTGTTAAACTATTGTAAAGAGCTTCTTTATTTATTAATTTTCCATTTGATTTATTTATTTTTGTTATCACATTTACATCTTTATTGTAATTTCCTATTATGGCAACTTTGAAAAAAACTTCACCTTTATATTGAAAATCTGTTTTAATTTTATGTTGTACATTTTCAACTCTATTTTCATCATAAATAGCTACTAAAAATGCCTTTTGTATATCATTTGCGTTTAAAAATATAAAACTAAAAAAAATGAATAATAATTTTTTCATACTAAAGTTTCTGGTTTTCCTATGTGATAACCTTGAGCACAACTAATCCCTATCTCTTTTATAGTTTGTAATATTTTTTCATCACTTACAAACTCAGCAACTGTTTTAATTCCAATTCTTTTTGCAAAACTAACTATTGTTTCAACAATTAATCTATGCTTATCATCGGTAACTATATTTTTTATTAAAGAACCATCAATTTTAATATAATCAACATCTAATCTTAAAAGGTGCTCAAAATTTGAATAACCTGTTCCAAAATCATCTATTGCAATTCTTGCACCCAAAGATTTTATTTGATTTATAAAAGAGATAACTTCTTGATAGTTTTCTATACCTTCTGACTCTAAAATCTCAAAAGTTACTCTAGAAGATGTGTTTGTCTCTTTTATAGTTTTTAATATAAAATCAACAGTTTCTAAATCTTTTATATCATCAACACTTAGATTTATAGAGAAGTTTTCATCTCTATTTTGGAATGTTTTACAAGCTTGGGCTACAACTATTTTTGTGATACTTGAGTATAATTTTATTTTTTTAGAAAAATCTAAAAATTTATATGGAGCAAGAGAGTTTCCTTTATTATCTATTAGTCTTACTAAACTTTCATAAGAGTAAATTTCACTATTTTCTATATTTAAAAGAGGTTGATAATGACAAATAATTCTATTTTCTAAAATTGCCTCTTTTATTTGAGTTGCAAGTTCTATATTTTCTTTATATCTCTCTTCTATATTTTTACTCTCTTCATAAATACAAATATGATTATTTGAAGTTTTTGCATTATTTACAGCAATATCTACTTTTGTCAAAAGTTTTTCATTGCTTTTTGCAATACCAACAGAAAAGGTAATTAAAATTGTTTTATCGTCTATATAAAAAGGTTCACTATCTAGTAAATTTATAATCTTAATTGCTTCATTTTGTAACTCTTCTTCTGTTTTTTCATCAAAAAATAAAATAGCAAATTCATCACCATCTATTCTATATGCAGTGTATTCATATTTTATAAATCTTAAAGCTATATCTTTTAAGATTTTATCAGCATTATTTGTACCAAAAAAATCATTTACCTCTTTGAAATCGTCAATGTTAAAAACAATAGAAGATTTAGGCTTTTTATTTTCAATATCTAAAATGATTTTTTGTCTATTTGGAAGTGATGTTAGATGATCAAAATACATAAGATATTCATTTCTCTCTTTTAAGAGTATCTGTTCTGTAATATCTCTTGCTGTTCCTATAACTCCAATTAAATTTTTGTTTTCATCAAAAAATGGAGCTTTATCAACTTCAAGATATCTCATTTTTCCTTGAATATTTCCATTTTCTAAAAACCTTAATGGCTTCATAGATTTTATAGTTTCTAAATCAGTATTTGTGCATAATTCTCCAAATGTATGCCAATTTTTATTATCTTTATATTTTTCTCTTTCTCTCAAAGCAAAAAAGATATCAGTTTTTCCAATAACTTCATCAGGAGTTGCAATTAGTAAACCACTACAAATAGCATTATTTGCATATAAGTAACGACCATTTAAATCTTTTATCCATAACATATCAGGAGAGTGTTTAGAAATTAAGTTAAGAAGAGTATCCGAGTTTATATTATTTTTTTTCATAATCCCTCAAGTTTCATAGTTGAAGGATTATATCTTAAGTTATTAAAAATAACTTTAAGGAATATTTAATAATTATTTTCTTTTAAGTATTATTTTTGAGTATTGTCAAACTCTTTTGCAAAACCTATTAAATCTTTTCGTTTTAAATCACCTCTATAAATCATATCTTCAACTTTTATATCTTTGTCATTTAAAACTTTTGGAACCAAATCAGCATTTTCTAAAACTTCCATATGATTTGCTAGCTCTTCTTCACTGTAGCTCATCTGCATATCAGCACTACTTACATAAGGAATTGCTTCAATTACTTTTAGTTTTTTTAGCTCCTCTTCTACATTTTTACCTTCAATTGTAATAATAATTCTTCCTTTTTCATCGTGCATATGATAATCACAAACACCAGATTTCTTAAGATTTTCTATTACACTATCAAGATATTTTGGTAGAGTTTGTACAACAATACTTGAAATATTCATTTTTAATCCTTTTTTAAATTATATATATTTACTTTTTTATCATCACTTGCCACAACTAAACTATTTTCATCTAAAAATAAAATAGATGTAATAAGTGCTTTATTTCCTTTTAGGATAAAAAGCTCCTCTTTTGTATCTACATCAAAAACTAAAACATCATTATCTTCATTTAGTGAAATTGCTGCTTTTTTTGCTTTTTCATCTAAAGCTCCTGCATATACCAAAAAATCTATTGATTTATAGTATGGTTTTTTTTGATTTTTGTAATAAATAGATGCTCTTCTATCTTGTCCACAAGCTAGAAGAGTATTTTCTTTGAAATCAACTTGAAAAACTCTATCTACATTTTGACCTTTAAATTGTCCAATTTTTTCTAAGTTTGAAGTGTTGAGTTCTGAAACAATTCCACTTTCATCGGCTATAAAAATAGATTTTTTATCACTACTTAAAACAAAATGAGAAAAAGATGATTGAGAAACTTGAGTTGATTTTAAGATTTTTTTATTTTTGAAATCATATATAAAAATCTGATTTGATAAAAGAGCATAGACTATTTTATTATCATCTAAGAATTTTGCATAAGCTATGAAAAGTCTATCATCTGAGCTAATTATATTTTCTAAAATACCATCTTTTGATATAAAAATATCTCTTCCACCGCTTTGTCCTTGAGATAAAATTAAAATCTTATCATCAATTATATCGGTACTGAAAATTTTTGCACTTATCTCTTTATTTGTAAAATCTTTTATATTTTTAATCTTTATTGAAGAGATAATCTCTCTTTTTTCAAGGTTAAAAACATCAACAAAGCCATCATTTGTTGCTAAATATAGGTTCTGTTTATCTTTTGCAATATTTGTAACTCCACTTGATGCAAAAAAAGAGAAATTCGCTTCTAACTCTTTTGCATATAAAAAAGATGAGCTAAAAATAAATATAAGTGTAAAAATTAAATTTTTCAAAACAAATCCTAAACTATTTTTATTGCATTTGTTGGGCATACTTTTATACAAAAGCCACAAGAAGTACAATTTTTATTTATATTTGGTCTAAACATTCCTAAAAAATCTATTGCATTTTCTAAGCAAGGATCTTTGCAAGAAAAACACATAGTATTTTGCCAAGATAGGCAAGTTAGAATATCAATTTCTATTTTAGCTTCTATTTGCTTTTTATCTTCAATATTTAAAACACCATTTTGACAAGAAATTGCACATAAATCACAATAAGTACAACCAGAATTTGAAAAATTTATCTTTGGAGTACCATCTTCTAAAATCTCTATAATATTTTCTTTACAAGCAGTTAAGCAAGGTTTTTCTAAACATTCCACACATTTTGTAAAAAAAAGATTTATATCATTAAAGTAGGGTGGTCTTATAGCTTTTTCTTGCAAACTTCTATTTTTGAAAGGTTTTGCAAGAGAGCCAAAAAGCTCTCTTCTTTGCATACTTATTTTACACCCTCATTTATATTGTCTATAAGATTTGATTTATCATTTAAATCGCTACTTCTAAACTCTGTTTGGAAGTTATTTTTAGGGACAATTTTACTATCAGATTGTGGTGCATGACAAGCAGAACAGTTAAATCTAGCATTTGATAAGTGATCAAGAGGTTTTATAATAGTTTTTAAATCACTACTATTTGCTACAATTTTTCCATCTCTTTCAAGTTCACCTTTTTTATCTATTTTTACATCTTCTCTAAAACTTGTAAAGTGAGATTTTGGAATAGGAGTTGCACCCATAGATTCTGCTACCATTGGATCATGACATGAAGCACATTGGTTATTATCTATTGTAATAGGTAACATTCCTTCTGTATCATGTGGAATCATAGGTGGAGCATTTTCAAATGCTCTTTTGATTTTTGTACTAGTTCCAGCAGGTTCTGTAGCATATTTTGTCTCATCACTTACAACTTTATCTTCTGAAAATAGATTATCTTGTCTAATTCCAAGAGATTCTTCTTTGATACTTTTATTTGCAGCATAAGCAAAAGTAAAAAGAGTTGCAATGGCAACTAGACTTAAAGCTAATTTTGTTAATTTCATTTTTTCTCCTTCATATAATTTCTTAATTCGAAATTTAGTGCATCATCTTCACAAACTTCAATACATCTAGCACATAAAGTACACTCTTGTAAAACAGGTTCGCTA from the Aliarcobacter cryaerophilus ATCC 43158 genome contains:
- a CDS encoding cation diffusion facilitator family transporter, with amino-acid sequence MANCKFGLNDHKPFISEKSNHHHNDKKHNHNFISNIKKEEHIDSAHHRDDGHTHQDHRKIDKKVLKWALGITLITMFLEFFYGFLSNSLALISDAIHMFTHSFALIISLLAIIVASKTAPISKTFGYYRIEVIAAFINGITIILSIIWIVYEAYQRFVEPQTIDIKTAIIVAIIGLFVNITTGIILMQGDKNNINLKSAFVHMLSDALSSVAIIIGYIVIYFTSWYFIDIILAVIVALVILKWAIDILKNSTNTLLESSPVDVKEVKEYIERNEKVLELHDIHIWEITADMYNMTAHVKIDKKDLENYEDILYQINHNLKEKFKIVHTTFQFEW
- the serS gene encoding serine--tRNA ligase yields the protein MIDIKLLQNDFEKTSLSLQKKGVSIEVLENLKTLAQNTKQKRQIMEEVTAEQNLLSKEFPRYKKENLDVAELQEKINNLKNRKQELEDEVRVLEEELSSIALGIPNLPDENVPFGADEDENVVLEVIGTKPTFDFTPKEHWELECDWLDFQRGVKLAKSRFTALKGDGARLERALINYMLDFNRARGFNEWYVPFMANSNSLLGTGQLPKFEDDLFKIEGEDLYLIPTAEVSLTNLYNDEILDKNELPLLLTSYTPCFRKEAGSAGRDTRGLIRQHQFDKVEMVAITSQEQSDEIFLKMVNCASDLLTSLGLAHQKVQLCTGDLGFGAAVTIDLEVWLPGQNRFREISSISNTRDFQARRAKIRYKDDKKNIFAHTLNGSSLAVGRTLLAIMENYQEADGSVKIPEVLKPYMK
- a CDS encoding EAL domain-containing protein, giving the protein MKKNNINSDTLLNLISKHSPDMLWIKDLNGRYLYANNAICSGLLIATPDEVIGKTDIFFALREREKYKDNKNWHTFGELCTNTDLETIKSMKPLRFLENGNIQGKMRYLEVDKAPFFDENKNLIGVIGTARDITEQILLKERNEYLMYFDHLTSLPNRQKIILDIENKKPKSSIVFNIDDFKEVNDFFGTNNADKILKDIALRFIKYEYTAYRIDGDEFAILFFDEKTEEELQNEAIKIINLLDSEPFYIDDKTILITFSVGIAKSNEKLLTKVDIAVNNAKTSNNHICIYEESKNIEERYKENIELATQIKEAILENRIICHYQPLLNIENSEIYSYESLVRLIDNKGNSLAPYKFLDFSKKIKLYSSITKIVVAQACKTFQNRDENFSINLSVDDIKDLETVDFILKTIKETNTSSRVTFEILESEGIENYQEVISFINQIKSLGARIAIDDFGTGYSNFEHLLRLDVDYIKIDGSLIKNIVTDDKHRLIVETIVSFAKRIGIKTVAEFVSDEKILQTIKEIGISCAQGYHIGKPETLV
- a CDS encoding chaperone NapD, whose amino-acid sequence is MNISSIVVQTLPKYLDSVIENLKKSGVCDYHMHDEKGRIIITIEGKNVEEELKKLKVIEAIPYVSSADMQMSYSEEELANHMEVLENADLVPKVLNDKDIKVEDMIYRGDLKRKDLIGFAKEFDNTQK
- a CDS encoding WD40 repeat domain-containing protein, coding for MKNLIFTLIFIFSSSFLYAKELEANFSFFASSGVTNIAKDKQNLYLATNDGFVDVFNLEKREIISSIKIKNIKDFTNKEISAKIFSTDIIDDKILILSQGQSGGRDIFISKDGILENIISSDDRLFIAYAKFLDDNKIVYALLSNQIFIYDFKNKKILKSTQVSQSSFSHFVLSSDKKSIFIADESGIVSELNTSNLEKIGQFKGQNVDRVFQVDFKENTLLACGQDRRASIYYKNQKKPYYKSIDFLVYAGALDEKAKKAAISLNEDNDVLVFDVDTKEELFILKGNKALITSILFLDENSLVVASDDKKVNIYNLKKD
- a CDS encoding 4Fe-4S binding protein encodes the protein MQRRELFGSLAKPFKNRSLQEKAIRPPYFNDINLFFTKCVECLEKPCLTACKENIIEILEDGTPKINFSNSGCTYCDLCAISCQNGVLNIEDKKQIEAKIEIDILTCLSWQNTMCFSCKDPCLENAIDFLGMFRPNINKNCTSCGFCIKVCPTNAIKIV
- a CDS encoding nitrate reductase cytochrome c-type subunit — protein: MKLTKLALSLVAIATLFTFAYAANKSIKEESLGIRQDNLFSEDKVVSDETKYATEPAGTSTKIKRAFENAPPMIPHDTEGMLPITIDNNQCASCHDPMVAESMGATPIPKSHFTSFREDVKIDKKGELERDGKIVANSSDLKTIIKPLDHLSNARFNCSACHAPQSDSKIVPKNNFQTEFRSSDLNDKSNLIDNINEGVK